In the Moraxella osloensis genome, CACACACCAAATTTGACGCAGAAGTATACGTACTATCAAAAGAAGAAGGTGGTCGTCACACCCCATTCTTAAATGGTTACCGTCCACAATTCTACTTCCGTACTACTGACGTAACTGGCGCAATCCAATTACCAGAAGGTACAGAGATGGTAATGCCTGGCGATAACGTTGAAATGAACGTAGAGCTAATCCACCCAATCGCAATGGACCAAGGTTTACGCTTTGCAATCCGCGAAGGTGGCCGTACTGTAGGTGCGGGTGTTGTTGCTAAAGTTAACGACTAATCGTTAATAAGCATACAAAAGAGTCACTTCGGTGGCTCTTTTTTTATGCCTACGCTTTTATTAACCGGTTACTTTGCCACTAAAATTTACTTTTGGTTAATATTGGTTTAAGTGGTTTTAGACAATAAAAAAGCCAAGCGTTATGCTTGGCTAAATAATATACCGCTAAATACTAGTGTAGAGCGCTGATATAGTCAGACAATACTTTAATGTCATTATCTGATAATCTCGATGCCACGATTTGCATCATGCCTTTATCGCCTTTTTTAGACGCATCATTCATACGCGTTTGTGATGGGTCGGTCACATCGTCTTCACGACCTGCCGCACGAAATAGTTTTAATTGGGTTGCGATATAAGCTGAATGTTGACCCCCAATACGTGGGAAAGCGGCTAAATCGTTGCCATTGGCTTTACCACCGTGACAGCCTGCACAAGGAATCACACCGCGTTTGCTATTACCACCATAATACAATTTTTGCGCTGTTGCTGCGTAAGCAGGATTGGCATAACCTACCCCCCAACGTGGTTGGCTTGCATAATAACCTGCCACATTCGCCATGTCTTGGTCATTTAATTTTGCCACTTGCGCCGACATGATAGGGTTGACACGCGCGCCTGATTTGAATTCGGTTAGCTGTTTATAGAGATACTTGACGTTTTGTCCGCCAAGGTTAGGCTGTGCAGGAACAGTACTAACGCCATTGACGCCATGACAAGCACCACAAACTGATTCAGCAATAACCTTACCTTTGGCAATGTCATATTTTGGTACGGTAACAGCTGCAGAACCGCTTACGCTGGCAATTAAAAGGCTTGCGGCAGTGAGTATTTTTTTCATCGGTAACAATTCCTACTAAAGCGTGTTGGTTATGACTCACA is a window encoding:
- a CDS encoding c-type cytochrome, with translation MKKILTAASLLIASVSGSAAVTVPKYDIAKGKVIAESVCGACHGVNGVSTVPAQPNLGGQNVKYLYKQLTEFKSGARVNPIMSAQVAKLNDQDMANVAGYYASQPRWGVGYANPAYAATAQKLYYGGNSKRGVIPCAGCHGGKANGNDLAAFPRIGGQHSAYIATQLKLFRAAGREDDVTDPSQTRMNDASKKGDKGMMQIVASRLSDNDIKVLSDYISALH